Proteins encoded in a region of the Zunongwangia endophytica genome:
- a CDS encoding DUF4168 domain-containing protein, producing MLKSKKIAGLLFAFALTAGTAAVAQTPTTQQQQQTVDVDVSDAELSKFAKAYQGLRMMNQQVNQKMMKTVQDGGMDVQRFNEIHQASQDPNKEVEATDEELDQHATILTEIESMQGDFQKKMETTIKDQGLTVERYQKLAMALQSDQELQSRLQKMMQQG from the coding sequence ATGTTGAAGTCAAAAAAGATTGCAGGTTTACTTTTCGCATTTGCCTTAACGGCTGGGACTGCTGCTGTAGCTCAAACACCTACAACGCAGCAACAACAACAAACTGTAGATGTGGATGTAAGTGATGCTGAACTTTCTAAATTTGCCAAAGCATATCAAGGTTTAAGAATGATGAATCAACAGGTAAATCAAAAAATGATGAAAACTGTTCAGGATGGTGGTATGGATGTACAACGATTCAATGAAATTCATCAAGCAAGCCAGGATCCAAATAAGGAAGTTGAAGCAACCGATGAAGAACTAGATCAACATGCAACTATCTTAACTGAAATAGAAAGCATGCAAGGTGATTTTCAAAAGAAAATGGAAACTACAATTAAAGATCAGGGATTAACCGTAGAACGTTACCAAAAATTAGCGATGGCGTTACAATCTGATCAAGAACTACAATCTCGTTTGCAAAAAATGATGCAACAGGGTTAA
- a CDS encoding GH3 family domain-containing protein → MAIRGSIIKSLIDLRDTIVSEPDAFKAQKDVLENLLEKAKETSFGKFYGFADILEAEDIEKSFTEKVPYFDYKKLNDRWWSQIHEGAEDITWPGKPNYFALSSGTTGKSSKRIPVTDEMIESIRNAGIKQVGALSNFDLEPEFFEKGIMMLGSSTDLQHEGDHEEGEISGISASNIPFWFRSYYKPGEEISKIEDWDERVERIAENAKDWDIGALSGIPSWMELMLKKVIEYHNVENIHEIWPNLQVYASGGVAFEPYQKSFMALMGKPIKVIDTYLASEGFLALQSNPDSQSMRLILDNGIYFEFVPFQPEYINQDGSLTEDAPTVPLADVEEEKDYVLLISTVSGTWRYIIGDTIKFTDKENFEIRITGRTKFFLNVVGSQLSVNKMNDAVQELEEKFDIKIPEFTIAAKRFEDGEFYHSWYLGTTADNSDEELAEALDDSLKNANKNYGVARGKALKGVKVTKVPPEIFPEWSGANKKKGGQVKMEKVMDEEKFAEFEKFVQKQLNEKD, encoded by the coding sequence ATGGCTATAAGAGGATCAATAATTAAGAGTTTAATCGACTTAAGAGACACTATAGTTTCTGAACCAGATGCTTTTAAAGCGCAAAAAGACGTATTAGAAAATCTGCTTGAAAAAGCAAAAGAGACTTCTTTCGGGAAATTTTACGGATTTGCTGACATATTAGAAGCTGAAGATATAGAAAAATCTTTTACTGAAAAAGTACCTTATTTTGACTATAAAAAACTGAACGATCGCTGGTGGTCGCAAATTCATGAAGGTGCAGAAGATATTACCTGGCCGGGAAAACCAAATTATTTTGCATTAAGTTCTGGAACTACCGGAAAGTCCAGTAAAAGAATTCCGGTTACAGATGAGATGATAGAAAGCATAAGAAATGCCGGAATCAAACAAGTAGGAGCTCTAAGTAATTTTGATTTAGAACCTGAATTTTTTGAGAAGGGAATTATGATGTTGGGAAGTTCTACCGATTTGCAACATGAAGGAGATCACGAAGAAGGTGAAATTAGTGGAATAAGTGCCAGCAACATTCCTTTTTGGTTCCGTAGTTATTACAAACCGGGAGAAGAGATTTCTAAGATCGAAGATTGGGATGAGCGTGTAGAGCGTATTGCTGAAAATGCTAAAGATTGGGATATTGGAGCTTTAAGCGGTATACCTTCATGGATGGAGTTAATGCTGAAAAAAGTGATCGAGTATCACAATGTTGAAAATATTCATGAAATTTGGCCAAACTTGCAGGTTTACGCGAGTGGAGGAGTAGCATTTGAGCCGTACCAAAAAAGTTTTATGGCTTTAATGGGGAAGCCTATAAAAGTTATTGATACTTATTTGGCTTCTGAAGGATTTTTGGCACTACAAAGTAATCCAGATTCTCAAAGTATGAGACTTATTTTGGATAACGGAATATATTTTGAATTCGTTCCGTTTCAGCCAGAATACATTAATCAGGATGGTTCACTAACGGAAGATGCTCCAACCGTTCCTTTAGCAGATGTTGAAGAAGAAAAAGATTACGTGCTTTTAATTAGTACGGTTTCGGGAACATGGCGTTACATTATAGGTGATACTATTAAATTTACTGATAAAGAAAACTTCGAAATAAGAATAACCGGTAGGACTAAATTTTTTCTAAACGTTGTAGGTTCTCAGTTATCGGTAAACAAAATGAATGATGCCGTACAGGAATTAGAAGAAAAATTTGATATTAAAATCCCTGAATTTACTATTGCTGCTAAGCGATTTGAAGATGGTGAGTTCTATCACTCCTGGTATTTAGGAACCACGGCAGACAATTCTGACGAAGAATTGGCAGAAGCTTTAGATGATAGTCTTAAAAATGCCAATAAAAATTATGGAGTTGCCAGAGGCAAAGCTCTTAAGGGAGTTAAAGTAACTAAAGTACCGCCAGAGATTTTCCCAGAGTGGAGTGGAGCCAATAAAAAGAAAGGTGGCCAGGTAAAAATGGAAAAAGTAATGGACGAAGAGAAATTTGCAGAATTTGAAAAATTCGTGCAGAAGCAGTTAAATGAAAAAGATTAG
- a CDS encoding carboxymuconolactone decarboxylase family protein → MSSIQQNTSRYPIVSYDEASTEVQAIYDDTKKTLQLPFVLNWFKCQGANATLLEGNWNKLKNTLMKGDVPNVLKQLIIYNVSKSRGCHYCSHAHGIFADSMSSMISEEENFKATENINSPSMPASYRKAVTIVTKAALQHSEISDEDFAELEAVGFSNAEIQELMAQADLVNMLNTIADVSGIKIDNELLETPE, encoded by the coding sequence ATGAGTTCTATTCAACAAAACACCTCGAGATATCCTATCGTATCTTATGATGAAGCTTCGACAGAAGTTCAAGCAATTTACGACGACACAAAGAAAACCCTACAATTGCCTTTTGTTCTAAACTGGTTTAAATGCCAGGGAGCTAATGCTACCCTTCTTGAAGGAAACTGGAATAAATTGAAAAACACCTTGATGAAAGGTGATGTTCCTAACGTTCTTAAACAGCTTATCATATATAACGTTTCAAAATCCAGAGGTTGTCATTACTGTTCTCATGCTCACGGTATTTTTGCAGATAGTATGAGTTCTATGATTTCTGAAGAGGAAAACTTCAAAGCTACAGAGAATATTAATTCTCCATCTATGCCGGCTAGTTATAGAAAAGCCGTAACGATAGTTACCAAGGCAGCGCTTCAACACAGTGAAATTTCAGACGAAGATTTTGCTGAATTAGAAGCTGTAGGTTTTTCTAATGCTGAAATACAAGAACTAATGGCACAAGCAGATCTCGTAAATATGCTAAATACCATTGCAGATGTATCTGGAATTAAAATAGATAATGAATTATTAGAAACTCCAGAATAA